The genomic DNA TCACGTAGCTGTCCCAGGTGAAATGGACTGTTACATctgagtgttttactgtcattcactatactaaaataacaccagacatttaatgtcTCTACACACTTTACAATAATCCCTGGGGAGAGTCTTACCTTGCAGCCTGAATTCACAACCAGAACATGTCAAGTCATTGAGATATTTTCCGTCGCGCTGAGAGAGAACCTTCCTGATGACAAGTGTCTCTGTATCTATGTTCTAGGTTCAGTTGATCTTTGGATGCAATAATATCTGGTCAAAGTCTAGTGACACAACACCATAGTATATCATAACCATAACAGCAGTTGGCCAGTAAAGGCCATGGAATACTAGAAAACAGGGTTCAGTGAAGAGGTCAACTAGGTTTGGCTTCAAATGGGACAATTGTTTTCTGAGTTAAAGTCGAACATAATGTGGGTCAGAACATAATTATCATATAATATTAGCACAATGAAGAGGTCTACACTACAAATGGAACATAATGATCATATAATATTAGCACAATGAAGAGGTCTACACTACAAATGGAACATAATTATCATATAATATTAGCACAATGAAGAGGTCTACACTACAAATGGACATAATTAACATATAATATTAGCACAGTGAAGAGGTCTACACTACAAATGGAACATAATTAACATATAATATTAGCACAGTGAAGAGGTCTACACTACAAATGGAACATAATGATCATATAATATTAGCACAGTGAAGAGGTCTACACTACAAATGGAACATAATGATCATATAATATTAGCACAGTGAAGAGGTCTACACTACAAATGGAACATAATTATCATATAATATTAGCACAGTGAAGAGGTCTACACTACAAATGGAACATAATTAACATATAATATTAGCACAGTGAAGAGGTCTACACTACAAATGGAACATAATTAACATATAATATTAGCACAGTGAAGAGGTCTACACTACAAATGGAACATAATTATCATATAATATTAGCACAGTGAAGAGGTCTACACTACAAATGGAACATAATGATCATATAATATTAGCACAGTGAAGAGGTCTACACTACAAATGGAACATAATTATCATATAATATTAGCACAGTGAAGAGGTCTACACTACAAATGGAACAACATTTTAACACATTTGATAAGTACATAGTACATTCAGTGACAATATTTTTATTAAGTTCATAAAATCAGCAAAATCTCTACTAAATTATAAATATTTGTTTATTTCTCTGTGTGTTGATTGGTGGGGAAAAACAGCTCTAGTCCACACTACTTTTTACACTGGAACCCAGTGTACTGGTGGAGCAGCACAGGGAACCCAGTGTACTGGTGGAGGAGGGGCACAGGGGAACCCAGTGTACTGGGGGGGAGGGGAACCCAGTGTACACACAGGGAACCCAGTGTACTGGTGGAGGGGGGGGAACCCAGTGTACTGGTGGAGGGGCACAGGGAACCCAGTGTACTGGTGGAGGGCACAGGGGAACCCAGTGTACTGGGGAGGGCACAGGGGAACCCAGTGGGGCACTGGTGGAGGGGCACAGGGGAACCCAGTGTACTGGTGGAGGGCACAGGGAACCCAGTATACTGGTGGAGGGGCACAGGGGAACCCAGTGTACTGGTGGAGCAGCACAGGGGAACCCAGTGTACTGGTGGAGCAGCACAGGGGAACCCAGTGTACTGGTGGAGCAGCACAGGGGAACCCAGTGTACTGGGGGAGCAGCACAGGGGAACCCAGTGTACTGGTGGAGGGGCACAGGGGAACCCAGTATACTGGTGGAGGGGCACAGGGGAACCCAGTGTACTGGTGGAGCAGCACAGGGGAACCCAGTGTACTGGTGGAGGGCACAGGGGAACCCAGTGTACTGGTGGAGGGGCACAGGGGAACCCAGTGTACTGGTGGAGGGGCACAGGGGAACCCAGTGTACTGGTGGAGGGGCACAGGGGAACCCAGTGTACTGGTGGAGGGGCACAGGGGAACCCAGTGTACTGGTGGAGGGGCACAGGGGAACCCAGTGTACTGGTGGAGGGGCACAGGGGAACCCAGTGTACTGGTGGAGGGGCACAGGGGAACCCAGTGTACTGGGGAGAGGCACAGGGGAACCCAGTGTACTGGGGGAGAGGCACAGGGGAACCCAGTGTACTGGGGGAGAGGCACAGGGGAACCCAGTGTACTGGGGGAGAGGCACAGGGGAACCCAGTGTACTGGGGGAGAGGCACAGGGGAACCCAGTGTACTGGGGGAGAGGCACAGGGGAACCCAGTGTACTGGTGGAGTGGCACAGGGGAACCCAGTGTACTGGTGGAGCAGCACAGGGGAACCCAGTGTACTGGGGGAGAGGCACAGGGAACCCAGTGTACTGGGGAGAGGCACAGGGAACCCAGTGTACTGGG from Oncorhynchus keta strain PuntledgeMale-10-30-2019 unplaced genomic scaffold, Oket_V2 Un_contig_4294_pilon_pilon, whole genome shotgun sequence includes the following:
- the LOC127924567 gene encoding uncharacterized protein LOC127924567, coding for MSYIPGNTALDESVPEASAGLTTLAHGPSTLGSPVPLPQYTGFPVPLPSTLGSPVPPPVHWVPCAAPPVHWVPCASPQYTGFPVPLPQYTGFPCAAPPVHWVPLCHSTSTLGSPVPLPQYTGFPCASPPVHWVPLCLSPSTLGSPVPLPQYTGFPCASPPVHWVPLCLSPVHWVPLCPSTSTLGSPVPLHQYTGFPCAPPPVHWVPLCPSTSTLGSPVPLHQYTGFPCAPPPVHWVPLCPSTSTLGSPVPSTSTLGSPVLLHQYTGFPCAPPPVYWVPLCPSTSTLGSPVLLPQYTGFPCAAPPVHWVPLCCSTSTLGSPVLLHQYTGFPCAPPPVYWVPCALHQYTGFPCAPPPVPHWVPLCPPQYTGFPCALHQYTGFPVPLHQYTGFPPLHQYTGFPVCTLGSPPPQYTGFPCAPPPPAA